In the genome of Notamacropus eugenii isolate mMacEug1 chromosome 5, mMacEug1.pri_v2, whole genome shotgun sequence, one region contains:
- the LOC140508285 gene encoding uncharacterized protein isoform X1, which produces MFKYDSSHPGKSQPFCIKTENSSSFGQKQSHNVQELVTFKDVVVDFTTEEWGLLDHFQKELYKEVTLENVQNLLSLDSESRFEEDEVTRNLEIFLQKHGLHRFMSDGPWDFKLREICDSDVKLDKNPKSDCEIDEIGKRFRQSCILNDYKKITSGNDCVQDCEYSKCFTEEVELFQSYEKAPEMSLYPGNQWEMAWNWSSDLMRRQKSETGEMLCVRNEAGKALGQNSALITHQQIPIGEEPSEYNGWEGDSSCHSSFPCYTRFHPGMKSYACPQCWKAVSCNSDFNKSHKVHTEEKFYEYHECEETVCYRSLLIGHQRNHREGNPLECNQCGKAFTRRESLVAHHRIHSGEKPFECNQCGKTFTQSSNLTAHQRIHTGEKPYECNQCGKAYTKRQNLVAHYRIHSGEKPFECNQCGKNFRTSSQLSGHQRIHTGEKPYECNQCGKAFASRSKLGAHQRIHTGEKPYQCNHCGKAFTDKGNLAVHQRIHTGEKPYVCNLCGKAFTTKRSLIAHQRIHSGEKPFECNQCGKAFTQSSSLNAHQRIHTGKKPYEGSHCGKTFPKRESLDTHQRIHNGEKPFECSQCGKTFLQRCHLAAHQRIHTGEKPYECNHCGKAFRDRGNLAAHQRIHTGEKPYECNQCGKAFTRRESLISHHRIHSGEKPFECNHCEKAFTDSGSLAVHQRIHTGEKPYECNQCGKAFTRLESLCVHHRIHSGEKPFECNQCGKTFITSSRLVVHQRIHTGEKPFECNHCGNAFRDRGSLAGHQRIHTGEKPFECNQCGKAFRDRFSLAGHQRIHTGEKPYECNHCGKTFTNRGSLAVHHRIHSGEKPFECNQCGKSFRTSSRLVVHQRIHSGEKPFECNQCGKTFIERYHLAAHQRIHTGEKPYQCNQCGKAFTSRSKLSAHQRIHTGEKPYQCNHCGKAFTDKGNLAVHQRIHTGEKPYVCNLCGKAFRERSILAGHQRIHSGEKPFECNQCGKSFRTRSSLTAHQRIHSGEKPFECNQCGKRFKRRQSLDAHQRIHSGEKSFNVISVQKLSERAPILLHIRESTLERNHMNEINVERVS; this is translated from the exons ATGTTTAAGTATGACTCATCACACCCAGGGAAATCTCAGCCCTTCTGTATAAAAACGGAGAACTCTTCCTCATTTGGCCAGAAACAGTCTCATAACGTTCAG GAGTtggtgacattcaaggatgtggTTGTGGACTTCACTACTGAGGAGTGGGGCCTCTTGGACCATTTTCAGAAAGAGCTGTACAAGGAAGTCAcgctggagaatgtccagaaccTGCTGTCTCTGG atTCAGAGAGCAGGTTTGAAGAAGATGAAGTAACTAgaaatcttgaaatttttctgcAAAAACATGGTCTGCACAGATTCATGAGTGATGGTCCCTGGGACTTCAAGCTGAGAGAAATCTGTGACTCTGATGTCAAGTTAGATAAAAATCCAAAGAGTGACTGTGAAATTGATGAAATTGGAAAGAGATTCAGACAGTCTTGTATCCTAAATGATTACAAGAAAATAACCTCAGGGAATGACTGTGTTCAGGACTGTGAATACAGCAAATGCTTTACTGAAGAGGTAGAGCTTTTTCAGTCCTATGAGAAGGCTCCTGAAATGTCACTGTATCCAGGTAATCAATGGGAAATGGCCTGGAACTGGAGTTCAGACCTTATGAGACGTCAGAAAAGTGAGACTGGAGAAATGCTTTGTGTAAGAAATGAAGCTGGGAAGGCCTTGGGTCAGAACTCTGCGCTCATTACTCATCAGCAAATTCCTATTGGAGAGGAGCCTAGTGAATATAATGGATGGGAAGGAGATTCATCCTGTCACTCCTCTTTTCCTTGTTATACTAGATTTCACCCTGGAATGAAAAGTTATGCATGTCCTCAGTGCTGGAAGGCCGTCAGTTGTAACTCAGATTTTAATAAATCTCATAAGGTTCATACTGAGGAGAAGTTTTATGAATACCATGAATGTGAGGAGACTGTCTGCTACAGATCTCTCCTTATTGGTCATCAGAGAAACCACAGGGAAGGGAACCCTcttgaatgtaatcagtgtggaaaggctttcacaaggAGGGAGAGTCTTGTTGCTCATCATAGAATCCACAGTGGagaaaaaccttttgaatgtaatcagtgtggaaaaacTTTCACGCAGAGTTCCAATCTTACTgcccatcagagaattcacaccggagagaagccttatgaatgtaatcaatgtggaaaagcttACACAAAGAGACAGAATCTTGTTGCCCATTACagaatccacagtggagagaaaccttttgaatgtaatcagtgtggaaagaatTTCAGAACGAGCTCCCAGCTTTCTGGACATCAgcgaattcatactggagagaaaccttatgagtgtaatcaatgtggaaaggcttttgcTAGCAGGAGCAAACTTGgtgcccatcagagaatccacactggagagaaaccttatcaatgtaatcactgtggaaaggctttcacagacAAGGGCaatcttgctgtacatcagagaatccatactggagagaaaccttatgtatGTAATctatgtggaaaggctttcacaacAAAGCGGAGTCTTAttgcccatcagagaatccacagtggagagaaaccttttgaatgtaatcagtgtggaaaagctttcacaCAGAGCTCCAGTCTTaatgcacatcagagaatccacactggaaagAAGCCTTATGAAGGTAGTCACTGTGGAAAGACTTTCCCAAAGAGGGAGAGTCTTGAtacccatcagagaatccacaacggagagaaaccttttgagtGTAGTCAGTGTGGAAAAACTTTCTTGCAGAGGTGCCATCTTGctgcccatcagagaatccatactggagagaaaccttatgaatgcaatcactgtggaaaggctttcagagacagGGGCAATCTTGCTGCACATCAacgaatccacactggagagaagccttatgaatgtaatcaatgtggaaaggctttcacgaGGAGGGAGAGTCTTATTTCCCATCATAGAATCCACAGTGgtgagaaaccttttgaatgtaatcattGTGAAAAGGCTTTCACAGACAGCGGAagtcttgctgtacatcagagaatccatactggagaaaagccttatgagtgtaatcaatgtggaaaggctttcacaagaCTGGAGAGTCTTTGTGTCCATCATagaatccacagtggagagaaaccttttgaatgtaatcaatgtggaaagactttcataacGAGCTCCCGTCTTGTTgttcatcagagaattcacactggagagaaaccttttgagtGTAATCACTGTGGAAATGCTTTCAGAGACAGGGGCAGTCTTGCtggacatcagagaatccacactggagagaaaccttttgaatgtaatcaatgtggaaaggcttttagagaTAGGTTCAGTCTTGCtggacatcagagaatccacactggagagaagccatatgaatgtaatcactgtggaaagactttcacaaaTAGGGGCAGTCTTGCTGTCCATCACagaatccacagtggagagaaaccttttgaatgtaatcaatgtggaaagagttTCAGAACGAGCTCCCGTCTTGTTgttcatcagagaatccacagtggagagaaaccttttgaatgtaatcagtgtggaaagactttcatagAGAGGTACcatcttgctgcacatcagagaatccacactggcgAGAAACCTTATCagtgtaatcagtgtggaaaggctttcactaGCAGAAGCAAACTTAGTgctcatcagagaatccacactggagagaaaccttatcaatgtaatcactgtggaaaggctttcacagacAAGGGCAATCTTGCTGTACaccagagaatccatactggagagaaaccctacgTATGTAATctatgtggaaaagctttcagagAGCGGAGTATTCTTGCTggccatcagagaatccacagtggagagaaaccttttgaatgtaatcagtgtggaaagagtTTCAGAACGAGATCCAGTCTtactgcacatcagagaatccacagtggagagaaaccttttgaatgtaatcaatgtggaaagcgTTTCAAAAGGAGGCAGAGTCTTGatgcccatcagagaatccacagtggagagaaatcTTTTAATGTAATCAGTGTGCAAAAGCTGTCAGAAAGAGCGCCCATCTTGCTGCATATCAGAGAATCCACATTGGAAAGAAACCATATGAATGAAATCAATGTGGAAAGGGTTTCATAA
- the LOC140508285 gene encoding uncharacterized protein isoform X2, with translation MIPMAQKPSSQELVTFKDVVVDFTTEEWGLLDHFQKELYKEVTLENVQNLLSLDSESRFEEDEVTRNLEIFLQKHGLHRFMSDGPWDFKLREICDSDVKLDKNPKSDCEIDEIGKRFRQSCILNDYKKITSGNDCVQDCEYSKCFTEEVELFQSYEKAPEMSLYPGNQWEMAWNWSSDLMRRQKSETGEMLCVRNEAGKALGQNSALITHQQIPIGEEPSEYNGWEGDSSCHSSFPCYTRFHPGMKSYACPQCWKAVSCNSDFNKSHKVHTEEKFYEYHECEETVCYRSLLIGHQRNHREGNPLECNQCGKAFTRRESLVAHHRIHSGEKPFECNQCGKTFTQSSNLTAHQRIHTGEKPYECNQCGKAYTKRQNLVAHYRIHSGEKPFECNQCGKNFRTSSQLSGHQRIHTGEKPYECNQCGKAFASRSKLGAHQRIHTGEKPYQCNHCGKAFTDKGNLAVHQRIHTGEKPYVCNLCGKAFTTKRSLIAHQRIHSGEKPFECNQCGKAFTQSSSLNAHQRIHTGKKPYEGSHCGKTFPKRESLDTHQRIHNGEKPFECSQCGKTFLQRCHLAAHQRIHTGEKPYECNHCGKAFRDRGNLAAHQRIHTGEKPYECNQCGKAFTRRESLISHHRIHSGEKPFECNHCEKAFTDSGSLAVHQRIHTGEKPYECNQCGKAFTRLESLCVHHRIHSGEKPFECNQCGKTFITSSRLVVHQRIHTGEKPFECNHCGNAFRDRGSLAGHQRIHTGEKPFECNQCGKAFRDRFSLAGHQRIHTGEKPYECNHCGKTFTNRGSLAVHHRIHSGEKPFECNQCGKSFRTSSRLVVHQRIHSGEKPFECNQCGKTFIERYHLAAHQRIHTGEKPYQCNQCGKAFTSRSKLSAHQRIHTGEKPYQCNHCGKAFTDKGNLAVHQRIHTGEKPYVCNLCGKAFRERSILAGHQRIHSGEKPFECNQCGKSFRTRSSLTAHQRIHSGEKPFECNQCGKRFKRRQSLDAHQRIHSGEKSFNVISVQKLSERAPILLHIRESTLERNHMNEINVERVS, from the exons GAGTtggtgacattcaaggatgtggTTGTGGACTTCACTACTGAGGAGTGGGGCCTCTTGGACCATTTTCAGAAAGAGCTGTACAAGGAAGTCAcgctggagaatgtccagaaccTGCTGTCTCTGG atTCAGAGAGCAGGTTTGAAGAAGATGAAGTAACTAgaaatcttgaaatttttctgcAAAAACATGGTCTGCACAGATTCATGAGTGATGGTCCCTGGGACTTCAAGCTGAGAGAAATCTGTGACTCTGATGTCAAGTTAGATAAAAATCCAAAGAGTGACTGTGAAATTGATGAAATTGGAAAGAGATTCAGACAGTCTTGTATCCTAAATGATTACAAGAAAATAACCTCAGGGAATGACTGTGTTCAGGACTGTGAATACAGCAAATGCTTTACTGAAGAGGTAGAGCTTTTTCAGTCCTATGAGAAGGCTCCTGAAATGTCACTGTATCCAGGTAATCAATGGGAAATGGCCTGGAACTGGAGTTCAGACCTTATGAGACGTCAGAAAAGTGAGACTGGAGAAATGCTTTGTGTAAGAAATGAAGCTGGGAAGGCCTTGGGTCAGAACTCTGCGCTCATTACTCATCAGCAAATTCCTATTGGAGAGGAGCCTAGTGAATATAATGGATGGGAAGGAGATTCATCCTGTCACTCCTCTTTTCCTTGTTATACTAGATTTCACCCTGGAATGAAAAGTTATGCATGTCCTCAGTGCTGGAAGGCCGTCAGTTGTAACTCAGATTTTAATAAATCTCATAAGGTTCATACTGAGGAGAAGTTTTATGAATACCATGAATGTGAGGAGACTGTCTGCTACAGATCTCTCCTTATTGGTCATCAGAGAAACCACAGGGAAGGGAACCCTcttgaatgtaatcagtgtggaaaggctttcacaaggAGGGAGAGTCTTGTTGCTCATCATAGAATCCACAGTGGagaaaaaccttttgaatgtaatcagtgtggaaaaacTTTCACGCAGAGTTCCAATCTTACTgcccatcagagaattcacaccggagagaagccttatgaatgtaatcaatgtggaaaagcttACACAAAGAGACAGAATCTTGTTGCCCATTACagaatccacagtggagagaaaccttttgaatgtaatcagtgtggaaagaatTTCAGAACGAGCTCCCAGCTTTCTGGACATCAgcgaattcatactggagagaaaccttatgagtgtaatcaatgtggaaaggcttttgcTAGCAGGAGCAAACTTGgtgcccatcagagaatccacactggagagaaaccttatcaatgtaatcactgtggaaaggctttcacagacAAGGGCaatcttgctgtacatcagagaatccatactggagagaaaccttatgtatGTAATctatgtggaaaggctttcacaacAAAGCGGAGTCTTAttgcccatcagagaatccacagtggagagaaaccttttgaatgtaatcagtgtggaaaagctttcacaCAGAGCTCCAGTCTTaatgcacatcagagaatccacactggaaagAAGCCTTATGAAGGTAGTCACTGTGGAAAGACTTTCCCAAAGAGGGAGAGTCTTGAtacccatcagagaatccacaacggagagaaaccttttgagtGTAGTCAGTGTGGAAAAACTTTCTTGCAGAGGTGCCATCTTGctgcccatcagagaatccatactggagagaaaccttatgaatgcaatcactgtggaaaggctttcagagacagGGGCAATCTTGCTGCACATCAacgaatccacactggagagaagccttatgaatgtaatcaatgtggaaaggctttcacgaGGAGGGAGAGTCTTATTTCCCATCATAGAATCCACAGTGgtgagaaaccttttgaatgtaatcattGTGAAAAGGCTTTCACAGACAGCGGAagtcttgctgtacatcagagaatccatactggagaaaagccttatgagtgtaatcaatgtggaaaggctttcacaagaCTGGAGAGTCTTTGTGTCCATCATagaatccacagtggagagaaaccttttgaatgtaatcaatgtggaaagactttcataacGAGCTCCCGTCTTGTTgttcatcagagaattcacactggagagaaaccttttgagtGTAATCACTGTGGAAATGCTTTCAGAGACAGGGGCAGTCTTGCtggacatcagagaatccacactggagagaaaccttttgaatgtaatcaatgtggaaaggcttttagagaTAGGTTCAGTCTTGCtggacatcagagaatccacactggagagaagccatatgaatgtaatcactgtggaaagactttcacaaaTAGGGGCAGTCTTGCTGTCCATCACagaatccacagtggagagaaaccttttgaatgtaatcaatgtggaaagagttTCAGAACGAGCTCCCGTCTTGTTgttcatcagagaatccacagtggagagaaaccttttgaatgtaatcagtgtggaaagactttcatagAGAGGTACcatcttgctgcacatcagagaatccacactggcgAGAAACCTTATCagtgtaatcagtgtggaaaggctttcactaGCAGAAGCAAACTTAGTgctcatcagagaatccacactggagagaaaccttatcaatgtaatcactgtggaaaggctttcacagacAAGGGCAATCTTGCTGTACaccagagaatccatactggagagaaaccctacgTATGTAATctatgtggaaaagctttcagagAGCGGAGTATTCTTGCTggccatcagagaatccacagtggagagaaaccttttgaatgtaatcagtgtggaaagagtTTCAGAACGAGATCCAGTCTtactgcacatcagagaatccacagtggagagaaaccttttgaatgtaatcaatgtggaaagcgTTTCAAAAGGAGGCAGAGTCTTGatgcccatcagagaatccacagtggagagaaatcTTTTAATGTAATCAGTGTGCAAAAGCTGTCAGAAAGAGCGCCCATCTTGCTGCATATCAGAGAATCCACATTGGAAAGAAACCATATGAATGAAATCAATGTGGAAAGGGTTTCATAA